From a region of the Arachis ipaensis cultivar K30076 chromosome B09, Araip1.1, whole genome shotgun sequence genome:
- the LOC107617885 gene encoding heterogeneous nuclear ribonucleoprotein 1 has protein sequence MDSDQGKLFIGGISWDTNEDKLKDHFCNYGDVTNASVMRDKNTGKPRGFGFVEFADPSVLDRVLQDKHVIDGRTVDAKRALSREDQQISVTSRGGNSHSGWNSGGNGGNMRTKKIFVGGLPPTLTEEKFRQYFESYGHVTDVVVMFDQNTGRPRGFGFISFDTEEAVDRVLHKTFHDLYGKQVEVKRALPKDANPGASGRGGGGGGGAGGYQGYGSSGGNQNAYDGRMDSNRYMQPQSTAGGFPPYGSAGYSAPGYGYGPANNGMGYGAYGSYGGAAAGYGGAAGAAYGNPNVANAAYAGGPPGGPRTSWPAQAASGYGSMGYGNTAAWGAPSGGAGSVGGGPGSATAGQSPSGAAGYGNQGYGYGGYGGYSGSDSSYGNPGGYGAVGGRTGSTPNSNASGAGGSELQGSGGSGSYMGGGYGEANGNSGYGNAGWRSEQAQGSGNYGTSQGAHGGQVGYGAGYGGAQS, from the exons ATGGATTCAGATCAGGGGAAGCTATTCATCGGGGGCATTTCTTGGGACACCAACGAGGACAAGCTGAAAGACCATTTCTGCAACTATGGTGACGTCACCAACGCCTCCGTTATGAGGGATAAGAACACCGGCAAGCCCAGAGGCTTCGGCTTCGTTGAATTCGCCGATCCCTCTGTTCTCGACAGGGTCCTCCAAGATAAGCACGTCATCGATGGTAGAACG GTTGATGCTAAGAGGGCCTTATCAAGAGAGGATCAACAAATTTCTGTCACTTCCAGAGGTGGAAATTCCCACTCTGGTTGGAATTCTGGTGGAAATGGTGGAAATATGAGGACGAAAAAGATATTTGTTGGAGGGTTACCTCCCACACTGACTGAGGAAAAATTTCGTCAGTATTTTGAGTCGTATGGTCATGTAACTGACGTAGTAGTTATGTTCGACCAGAATACTGGACGACCACGTGGATTTGGTTTTATTTCTTTTGACACTGAAGAGGCAGTTGATAGAGTTTTGCACAAGACCTTTCATGATTTATATGGTAAGCAAGTAGAAGTGAAGCGTGCACTTCCAAAAGATGCCAATCCCGGTGCAAGTGGCCGTGGTGGCGGTGGTGGCGGCGGTGCTGGAGGCTATCAGGGTTATGGGTCATCTGGTGGCAACCAGAATGCTTATGATGGCCGTATGGATTCTAATAGGTATATGCAACCTCAAAGCACTGCAGGTGGTTTTCCACCTTACGGTTCTGCTGGCTATAGTGCGCCTGGATATGGCTATGGTCCAGCTAATAATGGCATGGGTTATGGTGCATACGGAAGTTATGGTGGTGCTGCTGCTGGGTATGGTGGAGCAGCTGGGGCAGCATACGGGAATCCAAATGTTGCTAATGCTGCTTATGCCGGTGGTCCACCAGGTGGTCCAAGGACTTCATGGCCAGCTCAGGCTGCTTCTGGTTATGGGTCTATGGGCTATGGGAACACAGCTGCATGGGGTGCACCAAGTGGTGGTGCTGGCTCTGTCGGTGGTGGCCCTGGTTCAGCAACTGCAGGTCAATCCCCCAGTGGAGCTGCTGGATATGGGAATCAAGGATATGGATATGGCGGGTACGGTGGGTATAGTGGAAGTGATAGTTCTTATGGGAACCCCGGTGGATATGGTGCTGTTGGAGGGCGTACTGGGAGTACCCCGAATAGCAATGCCAGCGGTGCTGGTGGGAGTGAACTACAAGGTAGTGGTGGCAGCGGCAGCTATATGGGCGGTGGCTATGGGGAGGCTAATGGAAATTCAGGTTATGGAAATGCTGGTTGGAGATCTGAACAAGCTCAAGGTTCTGGAAACTATGGGACTTCTCAGGGGGCTCATGGTGGGCAAGTTGGTTATGGTGCTGGATATGGTGGTGCTCAGTCTTGA